CATCGACGCCGAAGAAGGGCAGGGTGCCGCTGCCGGGTTTCGTGGGGATCGCGCCGGGCAACGGCGTGATCATGATCGAGCCGGTTTCCGTCTGCCACCAGGTATCGACGATGGGACAGCGTTTTTTCCCGATGACGTTGTGGTACCACATCCACGCCTCGGGATTGATCGGTTCGCCGACGGTGCCGAGGAGGCGGAGGGAACTGAGGTCGTGTTTGTTCGGCCACTGATCGCCCCAGCGCATGAAGGCGCGGATGGCGGTTGGCGCGGTGTAGAGGATGGTGACTTTGTATTTGTCGATGATGCGCCAGAAACGGTCCGGCTCGGGCCAATTCGGCGCGCCCTCGTACATGAGGGTCGTCGCGCCGTTGGCGAGCGCGCCGTAAATCGAGTAGCTGTGGCCGGTGACCCAGCCGATGTCGGCGGTGCACCAGTACGTGTCCTGTTCCTTCAAATCGAAGACGTACTTTGTGCTGAGATACACGCCGAGGAGATAGCCAGCGGTGCTATGCAGCACGCCCTTGGGTTTGCCGGTGCTGCCGCTGGTGTAGAGGATATACAACGGATGTTCGCTATCGAGTTTTTCAGCGGGGCAATTCGCATCGACGTGCTGCAATTCGTCATGCCACCAAACATCGCGGCCCTCCCGCATCGTGACCTCGGAATTGGTGCGGCGGAGGACGATGACCTTGGCGATGGACGGGCATTGTTGCAGCGCGTCATCGACGTTTTTCTTCAGCACGACGGTTGTGCCGCGCCGATAACCGCCATCGGCAGTGATGACCATCTTCGCGCCGCAATCGTGGATGCGGTCGATGAGTGCCTGCGCGCTGAATCCGCCGAAAACGACCGAGTGCGTCGCGCCAATGCGAGCGCAGGCGAGCATGGCGATGGCGGCTTCGGGAACCATCGGCATGTAGATGATGATGCGGTCGCCTTTGACGATGCCATTGCGTTTGAGCACGTTGGCAAAGCGGCAGACTTCGCGGTGCAACCCGACGTAGGTGAGCACGCGCTCTTCGCCGGCTTTGCCGGTCGTGGCCGGTTCGCCTTCCCAGATGATCGCGGCCTTGTTGCGGCGCGGGCCATCGAGATGGCGGTCGAGGCAGTTGTAGGAGAGATTGATCTGTCCGCCGACAAACCATTTCGCAAACGGCTCGTCCCATTCGAGCAATTTCTTCCACGGCTTGAACCAGTGGAGTTCCTTGGACATGCGCGACCAGAATTTCTGTGGGGACTTAATCGATTCGGCGTAGAGTTTGCGATACTGCGCGAGCGATTTGATGTGGGCCTGCTTGACGAACGCGGCGGACGGCTTGAATTTGCGCCCCGCTTTTTGCAACGACGTGATGTCGGTCTGTGCCATGAGATCAATCTCCTGAAAGCGTTCCCGTTGCCGGCACCGCATAGTAGCGGCGGAGGACGTTTGCGGTCAAGAGAGGCGAGGGGAACCTAACGCGCAACCTCAAGCAATGGAATTGACAAGCGCTCAAATCTTGTACCGGGCAAACACATAACACGATACCAACGCCCACGTGAGCGCGGCCATGCCAATGATGCGCATCTCGAAATCGCTCACTGCCTCAAGTCCTCGAATCCTCCGCAATGACTCTCGTCCCCAAAAACACCTGTAGAAAATCGTAGCTCCGAAGATGGCACCGCCAATGGACAGTATGCTATCGCTTTTTCCGCTCTCCCGATACAGGAACTGTACAACTGCTCCGGCAAGTCCGACACCGGTGAGAATGATGCTGACCGGGGATACTTTCATCGCATTCCGGCTATCCATGTTGTTAGCACAAACTCAGTTTGTCATGTCGCTGCTATTACCGGCAAGGGACAAACTGGCGGGTATGCCCCATGCCCGAGCGGGGCCGGTACCCGCTTTCCGCTCGGTCCGGTAAAGCTTCATTTGGAGGGTCAGGCGCCGTCATGACCGCTTCGGCCGAACGGACGCGACGGAGCGCGTCCCTCCAAAACGGAAATTCGCACGCTCCTTGAGGTCTTGGCGAATTCCCGCGTGCAACCACTCGGCGGATTGGGTAATCTAATTGTGATGGCGCATCACGATACCGAGAACGACGAGACGATGGTGGCGCGGAAACGGGGCGCGAAGGAGATCTTCGTGCGCGTGTTCGGCTACGTGAAGCGTTATCCCGGATTTGCGGTCGGCACGATGGGGTGCGCCATTGCGACGACGCTGGCCAGCCTCGCGTTTCCCAAGCTGACGCAGATTGTGATCGACGACGTGATTGGCAAGGGGCGGTCGGATTTGTTGCCGCTCGTGGCGGGGGCGGTGCTGGCGGCGTTTTTCCTCAAGGGCGCCTTCAACGTCCTGCGGATCAATCTCAACAACCATTTCGAGCAGCGTGTGATCTACGACATGCGCCGCGACCTGTATGACAAGTTGCAACGGTTGTCGGTGAATTATTACGACCAGCGGGCTACGGGCGATTTGATGACGCGGGTCATTGACGACGTGAATGCCGTCGAGCGCGTGTTGATCGACGGCATTGAACAGGGCACGGTGTCGGTCTTGAGCATCGTCGGCGTGGGCGCGCTGTTGTTTTCATTTAATGCGCGGCTGGCGATGTGGGCGCTCACGCCGATCCCGATCCTGGTGGCGGGGGCGCTGGCGTACACCCTGACGGCGCACGGCCGGTATCGTTTGGTGCGCCGGGCCACGTCGGCCTTGAATTCCTTGTTGCACGATAATCTGCAGGGCATCCGGCAAATCAAAGGGTTCGGGCGCGAGCCGCACGAGCTGGGCCGGTTTGCGCAGCGGGCAAGTGAACTGCGGATGGCAACGCTGCGGGTGATGCGGGCATGGTCGTTCTACAGCCCGACGATGGAGTTTTCCGCGGAGTTGGGACGGGTGATCGTGATTTTGGTGGGTGGTTACGCGGTGATCGGCGGTGGGATGTCGCTGGGCCGGTTGGTTGGGTTCCTAAGTTGCCTGTGGATGTTCTACGAGCCGGTGCGTT
The Verrucomicrobiia bacterium genome window above contains:
- a CDS encoding ABC transporter ATP-binding protein, which encodes MQPLGGLGNLIVMAHHDTENDETMVARKRGAKEIFVRVFGYVKRYPGFAVGTMGCAIATTLASLAFPKLTQIVIDDVIGKGRSDLLPLVAGAVLAAFFLKGAFNVLRINLNNHFEQRVIYDMRRDLYDKLQRLSVNYYDQRATGDLMTRVIDDVNAVERVLIDGIEQGTVSVLSIVGVGALLFSFNARLAMWALTPIPILVAGALAYTLTAHGRYRLVRRATSALNSLLHDNLQGIRQIKGFGREPHELGRFAQRASELRMATLRVMRAWSFYSPTMEFSAELGRVIVILVGGYAVIGGGMSLGRLVGFLSCLWMFYEPVRSLHGLNQMFQAGRAAGERVFDILDAPVEIGEKPGASVLGDRVRGEVEYRDVGFEYRADLPVLGGVNIHARPGETIALVGPTGAGKSTIVNLLPRFYDVTHGQILVDGHDIRDVTLESLREQIGIVSQEAFLFNGTIRENILYGRLDASEAEMMDAAKAANCHEFIMRLPEKYDSRVGERGVKLSVGEKQRVSIARALLKDPPILILDEATASVDTATEKLIQEALERLMAQRTSFVIAHRLSTVRNADQILVLKAGHVIERGTHEELMAADGLYANLCRVQSTAVTIEERLDELEVDAAAG
- the acs gene encoding acetate--CoA ligase — encoded protein: MAQTDITSLQKAGRKFKPSAAFVKQAHIKSLAQYRKLYAESIKSPQKFWSRMSKELHWFKPWKKLLEWDEPFAKWFVGGQINLSYNCLDRHLDGPRRNKAAIIWEGEPATTGKAGEERVLTYVGLHREVCRFANVLKRNGIVKGDRIIIYMPMVPEAAIAMLACARIGATHSVVFGGFSAQALIDRIHDCGAKMVITADGGYRRGTTVVLKKNVDDALQQCPSIAKVIVLRRTNSEVTMREGRDVWWHDELQHVDANCPAEKLDSEHPLYILYTSGSTGKPKGVLHSTAGYLLGVYLSTKYVFDLKEQDTYWCTADIGWVTGHSYSIYGALANGATTLMYEGAPNWPEPDRFWRIIDKYKVTILYTAPTAIRAFMRWGDQWPNKHDLSSLRLLGTVGEPINPEAWMWYHNVIGKKRCPIVDTWWQTETGSIMITPLPGAIPTKPGSGTLPFFGVDAAVVNKEGKELPANVGGYLVIRRPWPSMLRTIYGDPERFQRQYWSEIPHVYFTGDGCRRDKDGYFWIVGRIDDVLNVAGHRIGTAEVESALVSHPKVAEAAVVGRPDALKGQALVAFVTARSDVNVSPSLKEELRAHVATQIGPIAKPDDIRFTDALPKTRSGKIMRRLLKEIAAGGEVKGDTTTLEDLNVIAKLRADEE